In one window of Duganella dendranthematis DNA:
- a CDS encoding class I SAM-dependent methyltransferase, with product MPTSTAPARNWFDQGGAAYARFRPEYPPELAAFMASQAPERRLAVDVGCGNGQLTGLLAQHFAQVVGIDPSADQLANVAPDERIDYRRAPAEQIPVADAAASLITAAQAAHWFDLPAFYREARRIGSPGAVLALVSYGVLTLDSALDARFQAFYRDQIGPYWPPQRQLVDSGYATIDFPFDELAAPAMQIRCTWSLPQFLGYLATWSAVRSAREAGRAELLTAFADDIGAAWGDLRLERMICWPINMRIGRL from the coding sequence ATGCCGACATCGACTGCACCAGCACGCAACTGGTTCGACCAGGGTGGCGCGGCCTACGCCCGCTTCCGGCCCGAGTATCCGCCGGAACTGGCCGCGTTCATGGCGTCACAGGCGCCGGAGCGCCGGCTCGCCGTCGATGTCGGCTGCGGCAACGGCCAGCTCACCGGCTTGCTGGCCCAGCATTTCGCGCAGGTGGTCGGCATCGATCCGAGCGCCGACCAGCTGGCCAATGTGGCGCCGGATGAGCGCATCGACTATCGTCGCGCACCGGCGGAGCAGATCCCGGTGGCCGACGCCGCCGCCAGCCTCATCACCGCCGCCCAGGCTGCCCACTGGTTCGACCTGCCGGCCTTTTACCGCGAGGCCCGCCGCATCGGCAGCCCCGGCGCCGTACTGGCGCTGGTCAGCTACGGCGTGCTCACGCTCGACAGCGCACTGGACGCGCGCTTCCAGGCCTTTTACCGTGACCAGATCGGCCCGTACTGGCCGCCGCAGCGCCAACTGGTGGACAGCGGCTACGCGACGATCGACTTTCCGTTTGACGAGTTGGCGGCGCCGGCCATGCAGATCCGCTGCACCTGGTCCTTGCCGCAGTTCCTCGGCTATCTGGCCACGTGGTCGGCGGTGCGCAGTGCGCGCGAGGCCGGCCGCGCCGAACTGCTGACCGCCTTCGCGGACGACATCGGGGCGGCGTGGGGCGATCTCCGGCTGGAACGCATGATTTGCTGGCCCATCAATATGCGCATCGGCCGTCTATAA
- a CDS encoding phosphonate transporter encodes MQQLEFDQPGMAALLAALDDSTLDSLGFGVIGFDADGKVQRYNRFESQAAGLGVERVLQQDLFLVVAPCMNNFLVAQRFIEARDAGVALDETIPYVLTLRMRPTKVRLRLLSAPQDALAYVLVQRL; translated from the coding sequence ATGCAGCAACTTGAATTTGACCAGCCCGGCATGGCCGCGCTGCTGGCAGCGCTGGATGACAGCACACTGGACAGTCTCGGCTTTGGCGTCATCGGCTTTGACGCGGACGGGAAGGTGCAGCGCTATAACCGCTTCGAATCGCAGGCTGCCGGCCTGGGCGTCGAGCGGGTGCTGCAGCAGGATTTATTCTTGGTGGTGGCGCCGTGCATGAACAATTTCCTGGTGGCGCAACGCTTCATCGAGGCGCGCGACGCCGGCGTGGCGCTGGACGAGACGATCCCGTATGTGCTGACGCTGCGCATGCGGCCGACCAAGGTGCGCCTGCGCCTGCTGTCGGCGCCGCAGGACGCGCTGGCGTATGTGCTGGTGCAGCGCTTATGA
- a CDS encoding substrate-binding domain-containing protein yields the protein MRPFQLKRAALAALLAACALAGGAAPAADLRVVSSGGFAQAYKDLSGRYQASSGEHLVAEWGPSMGATRNAIPARLARGEPIDVVIMVGDALDKLMAAGALEPGSKVVLAYSPIACAVRHGAVHPDISTIDGLRRAFLQAGRVAYSDSASGEYIRGQLLDKLGIRQQMAGRAAQIPATPVGVIIAHGEADFGCQQRSELKPVQGIDIVGLLPQEVQLTTEFSGALVRASPNQEAGRALLGFLAAPANAPVIEATGLAPAASAP from the coding sequence ATGCGACCATTTCAATTAAAGCGCGCCGCCCTGGCGGCGCTGCTCGCGGCCTGCGCGCTGGCCGGCGGCGCGGCCCCAGCGGCCGACCTGCGCGTGGTCAGCTCGGGCGGCTTCGCCCAAGCCTACAAAGACCTGTCCGGCCGTTACCAGGCCAGCAGCGGCGAACACCTGGTCGCCGAATGGGGACCGTCGATGGGTGCGACCAGAAACGCGATTCCGGCGCGGCTGGCGCGCGGCGAACCGATCGATGTCGTCATCATGGTCGGCGACGCCCTTGACAAGCTGATGGCCGCTGGCGCGCTGGAGCCGGGCAGCAAGGTCGTGCTGGCGTACTCGCCGATCGCCTGCGCGGTCCGGCACGGCGCCGTCCATCCCGATATCAGCACCATCGACGGCCTGCGCCGCGCCTTCCTGCAGGCCGGGCGCGTGGCCTACTCCGACAGCGCCAGCGGCGAATACATCCGCGGCCAGCTGCTGGACAAGCTTGGCATCCGCCAGCAGATGGCAGGCCGCGCCGCGCAGATTCCGGCCACCCCGGTCGGCGTGATCATCGCCCACGGCGAAGCCGATTTCGGATGCCAGCAACGCAGCGAGCTGAAACCGGTGCAAGGCATCGACATCGTCGGCCTGCTGCCGCAGGAAGTGCAGCTGACAACCGAGTTTTCCGGCGCCCTGGTGCGCGCCAGCCCCAACCAGGAAGCCGGCCGTGCCCTGCTGGGCTTCCTCGCCGCACCGGCCAATGCGCCCGTGATCGAAGCGACCGGCCTGGCGCCTGCCGCATCGGCACCTTGA
- a CDS encoding sensor domain-containing diguanylate cyclase — MNHLTDVADAQEYEALLQFLYMAPVGLVQLAADGTILMLNPLSAQLLLPLCPDGALTNLFDALAPVAPDLRLLCQDFAPPHGQICDATRLYLRADAAGNGPQVLSLNMLKLDPARLMAVLSDITQQDLRERQLRKTDAWLNAIMTNITDYALVGLDSRGCIDTWNDSIGRVTGFSAAAVKGQPYALFYPDGATTPAQQLERLRDADQNGWTLDEGWRRRADGSQFWGSSLISPLPGRIGEGGVEEAAYCMIIRDISDKRDISENLRQATYCDHLTGLANRRAFFEAAELELARRQQSRRPLALLMVDADHFKRINDAHGHPAGDAVLRQLAATMLRICREVDVVARIGGEEFALLLPGVDHDAALAVAERLRAEVAQPPAAEQQAIPYTVSIGVAAMDDSVAGIDALIKQADQALYAAKRHGRNQVVGWRDMERP, encoded by the coding sequence ATGAATCACCTGACCGACGTGGCGGACGCCCAGGAATACGAGGCGCTGCTGCAGTTTCTCTACATGGCGCCGGTGGGGCTGGTGCAACTGGCGGCCGATGGCACGATCCTGATGCTCAATCCCTTGTCGGCGCAATTGTTGCTGCCGCTGTGCCCGGACGGCGCGCTGACCAACCTGTTTGACGCGCTGGCGCCGGTGGCGCCCGACCTGCGCCTGCTGTGCCAGGACTTTGCGCCACCGCATGGGCAGATCTGCGACGCCACCCGGCTGTACCTGCGCGCCGACGCGGCCGGCAACGGGCCGCAGGTGCTGTCGCTGAATATGCTAAAGCTGGACCCGGCGCGCCTGATGGCGGTGCTCAGCGATATTACCCAGCAGGACCTGCGCGAGCGCCAGTTGCGCAAAACCGACGCGTGGCTGAACGCCATCATGACCAATATTACCGACTATGCGCTGGTCGGGCTCGATAGCCGCGGTTGCATCGACACCTGGAACGACAGCATCGGCCGGGTCACCGGCTTCTCGGCGGCGGCGGTCAAGGGGCAGCCGTATGCGCTGTTCTATCCGGACGGCGCCACCACCCCGGCACAGCAGCTGGAGCGCCTGCGGGACGCCGACCAGAACGGCTGGACGCTGGACGAGGGCTGGCGCCGGCGCGCCGATGGCAGCCAGTTCTGGGGCAGTTCGCTGATTTCGCCGTTGCCCGGCCGGATCGGCGAGGGCGGCGTCGAGGAGGCCGCCTATTGCATGATTATTCGCGACATTTCCGACAAGCGCGACATCAGCGAAAACCTGCGCCAGGCCACCTATTGCGACCATCTGACCGGGCTGGCCAACCGCCGCGCCTTCTTCGAGGCGGCGGAGCTGGAACTGGCGCGCCGCCAGCAGTCGCGCCGGCCGCTGGCGCTGCTGATGGTCGATGCCGATCATTTCAAGCGTATCAATGACGCCCACGGCCACCCGGCCGGCGACGCCGTGCTGCGCCAGCTGGCCGCCACCATGCTGCGCATCTGTCGCGAGGTCGACGTGGTGGCGCGCATCGGCGGCGAGGAGTTCGCGCTGCTGCTGCCGGGCGTCGATCATGACGCCGCGCTGGCGGTGGCGGAACGGCTGCGGGCCGAAGTGGCGCAGCCGCCGGCGGCGGAGCAGCAGGCCATCCCTTATACGGTGAGCATCGGCGTGGCGGCGATGGACGACAGTGTGGCCGGCATCGACGCGCTGATCAAGCAGGCCGATCAGGCGCTGTATGCGGCCAAGCGGCACGGCCGCAACCAGGTGGTCGGCTGGCGGGATATGGAGAGGCCATGA
- a CDS encoding AMP-binding enzyme: MDHVEIAGPGAAPAWWRQRALLQRFVADLMYTELCLMRHGSAGMPALPWPDAVQLDAELGVDSLERYALASALAAALHLPPDADLHRLLGAVTLGEWCDALGAAIGSGSGLISFRSSGSSGVPTRNEHRLDLLWQEVCFFAAQLPQARRLWFAVPAHHIYGFLFTVLLPLAYRQAPALLDMRRTLPAALQQATDGDVIVAYPEVWAALAAAVPNWRPGVSGVSSTAPCPPALARQLADGGLRLIEVYGSSETAGVGWRSAAGAPYALLPYWQHADGSDTLQRAAGDGEWLEATCQDRIDWQDARLFVPAGRRDHAVQVAGVNVYPAQVAALLARHPDVQAAQVRLMRPDEGARLKAFVVPREPGASATLAGQLTNWVRERLAPPARPVAFTFGVALPVGQQGKPADWIIDAPAP; the protein is encoded by the coding sequence ATGGATCATGTTGAAATAGCCGGACCTGGGGCGGCGCCCGCCTGGTGGCGCCAGCGCGCGTTGCTGCAGCGCTTCGTCGCCGATTTGATGTACACCGAGTTGTGTTTGATGCGTCACGGTAGCGCCGGCATGCCGGCGCTACCGTGGCCGGATGCGGTGCAGCTCGATGCCGAGCTCGGCGTCGACTCGCTTGAGCGCTATGCGCTGGCCAGCGCGCTGGCGGCGGCCTTGCATCTGCCGCCGGACGCCGACCTGCACCGGTTGTTGGGCGCGGTCACGCTGGGTGAATGGTGTGACGCGCTGGGCGCGGCAATCGGCAGCGGCAGCGGCTTGATCAGTTTTCGTAGTTCCGGCAGCAGCGGGGTGCCGACGCGCAACGAACACCGGCTCGACCTGTTGTGGCAGGAAGTGTGCTTTTTCGCCGCCCAGTTGCCGCAGGCGCGGCGCCTGTGGTTTGCGGTACCAGCGCACCACATCTACGGCTTCCTGTTCACGGTGCTGCTGCCGCTGGCGTACCGGCAGGCGCCGGCGCTGCTCGATATGCGGCGCACGCTGCCGGCGGCGCTGCAACAAGCCACGGACGGCGACGTGATCGTCGCCTATCCTGAGGTGTGGGCGGCGCTGGCGGCGGCCGTGCCGAACTGGCGCCCCGGTGTCAGCGGTGTGAGCTCGACCGCGCCCTGTCCGCCGGCGCTGGCGCGGCAACTGGCCGATGGCGGCCTGCGCCTGATCGAAGTCTACGGCAGCAGCGAGACCGCCGGGGTCGGCTGGCGCAGCGCGGCAGGCGCGCCGTATGCGCTGCTGCCATACTGGCAGCATGCGGACGGCAGCGACACCTTGCAACGCGCGGCCGGCGACGGTGAATGGCTGGAGGCGACCTGTCAGGATCGGATCGACTGGCAAGATGCGCGTCTTTTTGTGCCGGCCGGGCGACGCGACCACGCGGTGCAGGTGGCCGGCGTGAATGTCTACCCAGCCCAGGTGGCGGCGCTGCTGGCGCGCCATCCGGACGTGCAGGCGGCACAGGTGCGGCTGATGCGGCCCGATGAAGGCGCGCGGCTCAAGGCGTTTGTGGTGCCGCGCGAACCCGGCGCGAGCGCGACGCTGGCCGGGCAGCTGACCAACTGGGTGCGCGAACGGCTGGCGCCGCCGGCGCGGCCGGTGGCCTTCACCTTCGGCGTCGCGCTGCCGGTGGGACAGCAAGGCAAGCCGGCGGACTGGATCATCGATGCGCCCGCGCCCTGA
- a CDS encoding cytochrome b: MNRPHHFNLLARVLHWAMAIAILSMLFVGAGMVVSLQYRDQLLALHRPLGIAILLLAIVRLVNRLTRPIPALPADLPAIQKFAAHASHWLLYGLMLAMPLIGWAMLSAGGYPIPMVGGVHLPAILPHSPVIYGWLRPLHGVLAYVLFFTILGHFGAALFHAWVRRDEVFGQMAKGEPK, translated from the coding sequence ATGAACCGCCCACACCACTTCAATCTGCTGGCGCGCGTGCTGCACTGGGCCATGGCGATCGCGATTCTGAGCATGCTGTTTGTCGGCGCCGGCATGGTCGTGTCGCTGCAATACCGTGACCAGTTGCTGGCCCTGCATCGCCCGCTGGGAATTGCCATCTTGCTGCTGGCCATCGTGCGGCTGGTGAATCGGCTGACGCGCCCGATCCCGGCGCTGCCGGCCGACCTGCCAGCCATCCAGAAGTTCGCCGCGCACGCGTCGCACTGGCTGTTGTACGGGTTGATGCTGGCCATGCCGCTGATCGGCTGGGCCATGCTGTCGGCCGGGGGCTATCCGATACCGATGGTCGGCGGCGTGCATCTGCCGGCCATCCTGCCGCACAGTCCGGTGATCTACGGCTGGCTGCGTCCGCTGCACGGCGTGCTGGCCTATGTACTGTTCTTCACCATTCTGGGCCACTTCGGCGCGGCGCTGTTCCATGCGTGGGTGCGGCGCGACGAGGTCTTTGGGCAGATGGCCAAGGGCGAGCCGAAATAG
- a CDS encoding MFS transporter codes for MSLHSPATAARPTPAASAPAPARSHSRLSAVIRVTSGNFIEMYDFFLFGFYATYIAAAFFPSTSEYAALMMTFATFGAGFFMRPLGAILLGSYIDRIGRRKGLVLTLAIMASGTALIAFVPGYATIGLLAPLLVLIGRLLQGFSAGVELGGVSVYLSEMATPGNKGFYVSWQSASQQLAVICAAALGYLLNQNLPREIIADWGWRIPFFIGCSIIPVVFYIRKSLQETEAYLAQKSHPTFRQMMRTIAANWPLVTAGAMLIVLTTVAFYLITVYTPTFGKSVLKLSTKESLLVTLCVGVSNFFWLPVMGAVSDRIGRWPIMAACAALTALTAYPALSWLIAHPSFGNMVMVELWLSFLYGAYNGATIVALTEIIPVQIRTTGFSLAYSLATALFGGMTPLLSTWLIEATGDKAAPGYWMAGAAVISLSATFLVYRGIVKERTAVPG; via the coding sequence ATGTCCCTTCACTCCCCTGCCACGGCAGCGCGCCCGACGCCTGCAGCCTCTGCGCCAGCGCCGGCGCGCAGCCACTCCCGGCTGTCCGCCGTCATCCGCGTGACGAGCGGAAACTTCATCGAAATGTACGATTTCTTCCTGTTCGGCTTTTATGCAACCTACATCGCCGCCGCGTTCTTCCCCAGCACCAGCGAATACGCGGCCCTGATGATGACGTTCGCAACCTTCGGCGCCGGCTTCTTCATGCGTCCGCTGGGAGCGATCCTGCTGGGCAGCTATATCGACCGCATCGGCCGCCGCAAGGGCCTGGTGCTGACGCTGGCCATCATGGCCAGCGGCACGGCGCTGATCGCGTTCGTGCCGGGCTACGCCACCATCGGCCTGCTGGCGCCGCTGTTGGTGCTGATCGGCCGCCTGCTGCAGGGCTTTTCGGCCGGGGTCGAGCTGGGCGGCGTGTCAGTCTACCTGTCCGAAATGGCCACGCCCGGCAACAAGGGATTTTATGTCAGCTGGCAGTCGGCCAGCCAGCAACTGGCGGTCATCTGCGCCGCCGCGCTGGGTTACCTACTGAACCAGAACCTGCCCAGGGAGATCATTGCCGACTGGGGCTGGCGGATTCCATTCTTTATCGGCTGCTCGATCATTCCGGTGGTGTTCTACATCCGTAAATCGCTGCAGGAAACGGAAGCTTACCTGGCGCAAAAATCCCATCCGACCTTCCGCCAGATGATGCGCACCATCGCCGCCAACTGGCCGCTGGTGACCGCCGGCGCCATGCTGATTGTGCTGACCACGGTGGCGTTCTACCTGATCACCGTGTACACGCCGACCTTCGGCAAAAGCGTGCTCAAGCTCAGCACCAAGGAAAGCCTGCTGGTGACCCTGTGCGTGGGCGTATCCAACTTCTTCTGGCTGCCGGTCATGGGCGCCGTGTCGGACCGCATCGGGCGCTGGCCGATCATGGCGGCGTGCGCCGCGCTGACGGCGCTGACCGCCTACCCGGCGCTGTCGTGGCTGATCGCGCATCCGAGCTTCGGCAACATGGTCATGGTCGAGCTGTGGCTGTCGTTCCTGTATGGCGCCTACAACGGCGCGACCATCGTCGCCCTGACAGAAATCATTCCGGTGCAAATCCGCACGACCGGCTTTTCGCTGGCCTACAGTCTGGCGACCGCGCTGTTCGGCGGCATGACGCCGCTGCTGTCGACCTGGCTGATCGAGGCCACCGGTGACAAGGCGGCGCCCGGCTACTGGATGGCGGGCGCGGCGGTGATCAGCCTGAGCGCCACCTTCCTGGTCTATCGCGGCATCGTCAAGGAGCGGACGGCGGTCCCGGGCTAA
- a CDS encoding putative bifunctional diguanylate cyclase/phosphodiesterase, with protein MNSDAEAAYEALIQFLYRAPVALIQLQQEGAIEMMNPMASQLLMPLAPHGDLTNLFSVLGPYADDLQRLCAGFAASHGVICEGRRFNIPAPQPRAGAPTVLSLGLLKVDDGRLMAVLADVTQEVAREQRQLASRLASAARVDGLTQLPNRAGALALLQRIGQRPRHAADDAGALLFINLDRFRHINDSYGNEAGDQMMVLVAERLRSTLRASGRSPGDDTVGEVAARVGGDEFVVLLDRLAAPAVAERIAARLLDRLSKPYQLGGHELACSFSMGIVLVDAGMGDADADDLLRDAAIAMTVAKSDGGDRYVVFHQAMRDQAIQRGGLAADLRNAVERGELFTVYQPVVGLQADGQIDRAAGVEALVRWRHPLRGLVGPVEFIGVAEECGLISAIGEQVLAVACADFVGWQRQLGARAPRLLAVNLSRAQLAQPGLCDRVSAILAATGMSAERLQLEITETLAAQGKDIQQQLLGLKALGIKLALDDFGTGYSSLSSLHLLPVDTVKIDRSFVSAADTSRHHEVLIEATVKVARSLGMSTVAEGIETVAQAAVVCRQGCDKGQGYLYSRPLESAALLAWLTAPEPVRTP; from the coding sequence ATGAACAGCGATGCCGAAGCGGCGTATGAGGCGCTGATCCAGTTTCTGTACCGGGCGCCGGTGGCGCTGATCCAGCTGCAGCAGGAGGGCGCCATCGAGATGATGAATCCGATGGCCTCGCAGCTGCTGATGCCGCTGGCGCCGCACGGCGACCTGACCAATCTGTTCAGCGTGCTGGGACCGTATGCCGATGATTTGCAGCGGCTGTGTGCCGGCTTTGCCGCCAGCCATGGCGTGATCTGCGAAGGGCGGCGCTTCAACATCCCGGCGCCGCAGCCGCGCGCCGGTGCGCCGACGGTGCTGTCGCTCGGGCTGCTCAAGGTTGATGACGGGCGGCTGATGGCGGTACTGGCCGACGTCACGCAGGAAGTGGCGCGCGAGCAGCGGCAGCTGGCCAGCCGCCTGGCCAGCGCGGCCCGCGTTGACGGCCTGACCCAGTTGCCGAACCGTGCCGGCGCGCTGGCGCTGCTGCAACGGATCGGACAGCGGCCGCGCCACGCGGCGGATGATGCCGGCGCACTGTTATTCATCAATCTGGATCGCTTCAGGCACATCAACGACAGCTATGGCAACGAGGCCGGCGACCAGATGATGGTGCTGGTGGCCGAACGGCTGCGCAGCACGCTGCGCGCCAGCGGCCGGTCGCCGGGCGACGACACCGTGGGCGAGGTGGCGGCGCGGGTCGGCGGCGACGAGTTTGTCGTGCTGCTCGACCGGCTGGCGGCGCCCGCCGTGGCCGAACGCATCGCCGCGCGCCTGCTGGACCGGCTGAGCAAACCGTACCAGCTTGGCGGTCACGAGCTGGCGTGCAGTTTTAGCATGGGCATCGTGCTGGTGGACGCCGGCATGGGAGACGCCGACGCCGACGATTTGCTGCGCGACGCGGCGATCGCCATGACGGTGGCCAAGTCCGACGGCGGCGACCGCTACGTGGTGTTTCACCAGGCCATGCGCGACCAGGCGATCCAGCGCGGCGGGCTGGCGGCGGATCTGCGCAATGCCGTCGAGCGCGGTGAATTGTTCACCGTATATCAGCCGGTGGTCGGCTTGCAGGCGGACGGCCAGATCGACCGTGCGGCCGGGGTGGAGGCGCTGGTACGCTGGCGCCACCCGCTGCGCGGGCTGGTGGGACCGGTGGAATTCATCGGCGTGGCCGAGGAGTGCGGCTTGATCAGCGCGATTGGCGAGCAGGTGCTGGCGGTCGCCTGCGCCGACTTCGTCGGCTGGCAGCGACAGCTGGGTGCGCGGGCGCCGCGCCTGCTGGCCGTCAATTTGTCGCGTGCGCAGCTGGCGCAGCCGGGCTTGTGCGACCGGGTCAGCGCCATCCTGGCCGCGACCGGGATGTCGGCCGAGCGCCTGCAGCTGGAAATCACCGAAACGCTGGCGGCCCAGGGCAAGGATATCCAGCAGCAGTTGTTGGGCCTGAAGGCGCTGGGCATCAAATTGGCGCTCGATGATTTCGGCACCGGCTACTCGTCCCTGTCGAGTCTGCATCTGCTGCCGGTCGATACGGTCAAGATCGACCGCTCGTTCGTCAGCGCGGCCGATACCAGCCGCCATCACGAGGTGCTGATCGAAGCCACCGTCAAGGTGGCGCGCAGCCTGGGCATGAGCACGGTGGCGGAAGGCATCGAGACGGTGGCGCAGGCGGCGGTGGTGTGCCGTCAGGGCTGCGACAAGGGACAGGGCTATCTGTACAGCCGTCCGCTGGAGTCGGCGGCGCTGCTGGCATGGCTGACGGCGCCCGAGCCGGTGCGTACGCCGTAG
- a CDS encoding porin: MRHPSVLPALLIASAPCLAQSNLALYGDIDLGIRSLSGLSAGNTPAGGYTPSVSSGVDNTSLWGLRGQESLGDGWKAIYRFEGGLSADTGAQAKSDRLFDRHAWIGLASPYGTLALGRQPNLISDALFPVDPLGKRFASFNPNINIVGLSNTSFGTHAFGTQYGPSGYADNFYRLDNTIKYTARVGDWQARAAYSAGEVAGDAGDLSSHGVALAYQRPAWAVSGASMQFRSRDGLPLDAWSLGAALRFDDWQLKANIGSNQADTGQNKSVHQRVLSAGLSRTLAPGWLLTAAYYSARRTATGLRDDGFDRAFLFLEKTLSPRTTAYLEADRTSWRGDAAGQTASLANARHGTGLTLGLVHKF, translated from the coding sequence GTGCGCCACCCTTCTGTCCTGCCAGCGTTGCTTATCGCCAGCGCCCCCTGCCTCGCGCAGTCCAACCTTGCCCTGTACGGCGACATCGATCTCGGCATCCGTTCGCTGAGCGGCCTCAGCGCGGGCAACACCCCGGCTGGGGGCTATACGCCGTCCGTCAGCAGCGGCGTCGACAACACCAGCCTGTGGGGCTTGCGCGGCCAGGAGTCGCTTGGCGATGGCTGGAAAGCGATCTACCGCTTTGAAGGCGGCCTCAGCGCGGACACCGGCGCGCAGGCCAAGAGTGACCGCCTGTTCGACCGCCACGCCTGGATCGGCCTCGCGTCGCCGTATGGCACGCTGGCACTGGGACGCCAGCCGAATCTGATCTCGGACGCCCTGTTCCCGGTCGATCCGCTCGGCAAGCGCTTCGCCAGCTTCAATCCAAATATCAACATCGTTGGCCTGAGCAACACCAGCTTCGGCACGCACGCGTTCGGCACGCAGTACGGCCCCAGCGGCTATGCCGACAACTTTTACCGCCTCGACAACACCATCAAGTACACCGCCAGGGTCGGTGACTGGCAAGCGCGCGCGGCGTATTCGGCCGGCGAAGTGGCCGGCGATGCGGGCGACCTGTCCAGCCACGGCGTCGCGCTGGCATACCAGCGCCCCGCCTGGGCGGTGTCGGGCGCGTCGATGCAGTTCCGCAGCCGCGACGGCCTGCCGCTCGACGCCTGGTCGCTCGGGGCCGCGCTAAGGTTCGACGACTGGCAGCTGAAAGCCAATATCGGCAGCAACCAGGCCGATACCGGCCAGAATAAAAGCGTGCACCAGCGCGTGCTGTCGGCCGGTCTCAGCCGTACGCTGGCGCCCGGCTGGCTGCTGACCGCCGCCTACTACAGCGCGCGGCGCACCGCCACCGGCTTGCGCGACGACGGCTTCGACCGCGCCTTCCTGTTCCTCGAAAAGACGCTGTCGCCGCGCACCACCGCCTACCTCGAAGCCGACCGCACCAGCTGGCGCGGCGACGCGGCGGGACAGACAGCGTCGCTGGCCAACGCGCGCCATGGCACCGGCCTGACGCTGGGACTGGTCCACAAATTCTAA
- a CDS encoding catalase family peroxidase: protein MPTPTSRGSMLLLLPIAVILALIAALFAWVGGWIGHRGLTPQQMMDLAQASGKQQPGFRRAHSKGICFAGTFAPTAEAAKLSTARAFSQRSIPVIGRFSASSNNPYAPDGASPVRGMAVQIKTDDGQEWRIAMNSFPFFAASTPQGFQQMNEAGVPDPATGKPDPNKMKALLVAHPEIAAFMAWAKTAPKSDSLGSTRFNGVNAFRLTDAHGVERMVRWSMRPRTPVVAMTPEQLKTADVNFLAADLDKRLAAGPLVWDMVVQIAAPGDPITDPSKAWPENRQEATIATLTVVHAEPQANGPCRDLNFDPLILPTGIAASDDPVLHARSAAYSVSFNRREREISQGKTAQPNVQNGSAR, encoded by the coding sequence ATGCCTACCCCCACTTCGCGCGGCTCGATGCTGCTGCTCCTGCCGATCGCCGTGATCCTGGCCCTGATCGCCGCGCTGTTCGCGTGGGTCGGCGGCTGGATCGGTCACCGCGGCCTGACGCCGCAACAGATGATGGACCTGGCCCAGGCATCGGGCAAACAACAACCGGGTTTCCGGCGCGCGCACAGCAAGGGTATCTGCTTTGCCGGCACCTTCGCGCCGACGGCGGAGGCGGCCAAGCTGTCGACGGCGCGCGCGTTCTCGCAGCGGTCGATCCCGGTCATCGGCCGTTTTTCCGCCTCGTCCAATAACCCGTACGCGCCCGATGGCGCGTCGCCGGTGCGCGGCATGGCGGTACAGATCAAAACAGATGACGGCCAGGAGTGGCGCATTGCGATGAACAGTTTCCCGTTCTTCGCCGCCTCGACGCCGCAGGGGTTCCAGCAAATGAACGAGGCGGGCGTGCCCGATCCCGCCACCGGCAAGCCCGACCCGAACAAGATGAAAGCCTTGCTGGTCGCGCATCCCGAGATCGCCGCCTTCATGGCGTGGGCGAAGACCGCGCCAAAGTCGGATAGTCTGGGCAGCACCCGCTTCAACGGCGTGAATGCGTTTCGCCTGACCGACGCGCACGGCGTCGAGCGCATGGTGCGCTGGTCGATGCGGCCGCGCACGCCGGTGGTGGCGATGACGCCCGAGCAGCTGAAAACGGCCGACGTCAATTTCCTCGCCGCCGACCTGGACAAGCGCCTGGCGGCCGGCCCGCTGGTGTGGGACATGGTGGTGCAAATCGCCGCGCCGGGTGACCCGATTACCGATCCATCCAAAGCCTGGCCGGAGAACCGGCAGGAAGCCACCATTGCCACACTGACCGTGGTACATGCCGAACCACAGGCCAACGGCCCATGCCGCGACCTGAATTTCGACCCGTTGATCCTACCGACCGGCATTGCCGCCAGCGACGATCCGGTGCTGCATGCGCGTTCGGCGGCGTACTCGGTGTCGTTCAACCGCCGTGAACGTGAAATCAGCCAAGGCAAGACCGCCCAACCCAACGTCCAGAACGGGAGCGCCCGATGA